The genome window GGGCCTGGTCAGGAAAATCCAGGTGTGAATGCCCTAGCTTTGTTTCTGCAGAGCCTCCTGCCCCAGTCCTGCCCCTCACATCCCTTGAAGGTTACCGCCTCCCTCCCCTGGTCCTTCATTTCACCTGCATCATCTGACTCCCCCTGTCCTGGTGCTGGGGAGGCTGGTTCCCTCTCTCCAGCCTCACACACATCTCCAGGTCTCAGAAGCCAGGTGTGAATATGGGAGAAGTCCACACACAAGTGTAGCAGTCAGGCAGTATTTCCCACAGACTTGGGGCTGCCTGTGGCTCCAACTGGGAGCAAAAGGACTCTGCAGATGCTCTCCAGGCAGGGGTTCTGCCCAGCCACTCTCACTCTGTCCCCTCGCTTGGGGCTACCCAGAGTCTCTGCTCTGGTGGAACCTTAAGTACCAAGTAGCAGAACTGGGATGCAAGAGGGAGTGGGAAGCTGTTCTTACCAGGTACCCTGCAACCCCACAAAGTCAGGGAGGGTCTCCCTGCTCCTGGATGCAGTTTTTTTCTTCACCTGGACCCCCTAAAACCTGGGTGTAGCAAAGCTGGGGGCATCTGGTTGGCAGGAGAGGACCCTCAGGCACACAGATGCCCAGAATGACCCTCTTGCTACTGAAACCCCACTAACTACACCTCCTGCCTCTGCTCCCCACCCACTCACTTGGTTGCTGGGGCAGCCCACCTGCTGTTCCCATGCACCCCGAGGATGTCACCCTAAAGATCTATTTTCAGCTCTTCTTTcgttttaaaaaactttctgaTCACACTAGCCTCTTCCCACTGTACTCAGGGCTGGTGAGGAAGCTGTGCTGGAATGGACAATAGAAAACATAGAGTCCGAGAGCTGGGCTTAAGGCCAGCCCTGCCACCTGGGCATACCACCTTCCCTGTAAGAGAGGTGTCTCTTCTGTAAGTGGAGATCAAAGGAAAGGCCCCAGGGGTTAGGAGGAGAATGGAacattgggggtgggaggggaggcaaAGCCCACCGTGGCCCCGGCACAGATGGGAGCTAAAGTCACCAGCACAGCCTGGGTCCTGGGCCCCAGGAGGGCAGCGAGCCAGCGGGCACAGCAGGTAAAGAAAGTTATGCAGTCCCTGGGGACAGGGATGATTTGGGAAGGGATCCCAGATGAGGGGACACAGGAAATACCCCCTCCATTCTTCAGTATTCCTAGTTGCAGGCAAATGTCTGCTCCTGTTCTTAGACCATCATCGTCATTGAGGAGAACAGTGCTCTGTGCTTTGTCTGccctccccacagcccagagGCAGTCTCTCCACTTAACCAGGGCTCTCCATGGGGGAGAGGAGCCTGTGCGTTACTGTGTGATTACTGCCTGTGATCCCGTGAGACTGTGAACTCACTAAGGGAGGGATCACGACTACCTTTACTGTTTCATTCCCAGCATCTCATCTGGGGCCTGGAGCAcaatagttgctcaataaatactcaCAAGTAAGACAATGGATGGTCAGAGGAAATGATGCCTGCTGGCAACTCGCCTCCTCAGTTCCTGGGACCTCTCCCCAGCCCGAGGCCACCTGGGGTTCCTCCTGTTCCCACCTGAGGGAGAATAAGGGCCTGAAGCCTTGAAGACTTCCCATCACATCTAGATCTGCTCCTTTGTCACTGCCTGACTCCATTTCTTATCTGAGATGACATATGCAAAGTGCCCAGCTGTGCCTGACCCTTGGTGGTGACCCTCTGCTGAGCTCTAGGGAAGAGGGGGGCAAGGTTATGTGTGGGGTGGGCTGCAGACGCCACCTGCTGTAGGGGCAAATGAATGATCCTTTGATTACAAGGCATtctacagagacagagaaaggcgGAGGGGAGTGAAAATCCTGAGGGCTTGCTTTCCACCTTCACTGTCAGGAGAAGGGGGCCACAGTCAGGGCCTCTGTGGAGAGAGCCAGAGCCTGAGCTGCCCCTTCTACCTGTGTTAGCAGGGCTCACTCCTGCCATTTCTTTGCCCCTGAAATGCTGAGGGGGGAGGAGGTGGAGCTCAGCCCTCCCCCTGCCCACTCTAGCTGTCAATCTTCTGTCTGGCAGAAAGACTTGAAGCCTCGTGACAGCTGTGGGCAACCTTCCCCTGCCCCGCCTcccgcccctgccctgccctcttcCCCTCTTCTCCCTGTCACTGCTCTTCTCAAATTGCTCTGGGGCttgctcccttccctccctcctccctttcctccctccctttctctctgtctctctttctcatctcttCCAATTCTTACAGCTGATAAACCTGTATGCCCTCCTAAGATTTCTAATGATGAAATGGACTTTTAAGCTCCCATCCTGGTCAAGATCTTCCATAGACTGAGAGCATAGGGTCTGACATATGTGTGCACGTTGGTTATGAGGTGGATATCAGCAGCTGAGAGGTCCCTGGGTTTCCCAGTCCCCTTAGAGATCTGACACCTTTCCCAGGAGTGGCCATTGGGTTATTGGCCCCTGTGAGGTAGACTAGGGGCCTACTCTGCCCACTTTCTGGTGCTCCTGGGGACAGAAACCTCTCTTAAGGCTGAGTGCTACATTCAGGTTCAGAGAGAAGATCAAAGTCCATAATTAAATGTTCAGGGCAAGTTAAGTGCTCCAAACTTTGGTgctaaaaatattgtatttagcATGCAAATTATGCCCTGACAGCTCCCAGAGCCTGAGCCCGTGGGTGCCGGCACCTTGTTTGTCAGCACCACTGTTATTCTCAAGGTGGTAAGAATATTCCTCCTTCACTGGGTTgacttatgtttcattttttaaaaagtcaaatttctGTTGTTGGGGCACTGCCACGTTGTAGCCACAGAAGTCTTGGAGCTGTGGATTGGTCTGGAGGCCAAGAGGAGGGGAACTGTCTAGACCACAGCACTCAGGGcctgccctgctctccccagcCTGCCTCAGAGGAAGGAACCCTGACAGGAGGCAGAAGACAGGCCAAGGGACAGAGAGACGCAGGCACCACTGTCACCTCAAAGGCTACCTTTTCCGTGGAGGCTTTTCTGCCCTGGTTCTGCAAAGGCACCAGGACTGGAGAAGaggaggtggagaagtggggACAACTTAGCTTCCCTCTGGGAGGACCCTGCCAGACATGAGGGACTTAGCTACACCCGAGCACTAATGATGGAGTCAGCCCAGCTCCTTCCACCCTAGGGTCCCTGAAAGCAACTCTTGTCAAAGTTTTATTAGTTTGGTGCATGTGTAGTGACGTTACAGAGTCTGGGGCCCGGGGCTCCCCCAAGCTGCCCtgtttttcctcctccctcagggcagggccaggccagACCAAATGGTATTCAGCAGCCTCTTAGCCATGGGCTCCTCTAAGGCAGAGGCAGTGGAAGGGAAGGGagatgggagagagaagaggctgAAAGGAATAGATCAGGAAAGTGGTTTTGCATCAGAGGTGGCAGGAGGCAGCCCCCACAAGGGACCTCAgatgcccccaccccagggccagACATGGTTCCTAGGCTGGACTCCCCTGCCTGCACCAGGCTGGCCAGCATTTGCTACTAGAAGAGATGCATGTGACCACGGCAGAAGGCGGCAGAGTCGGGGAGGGGAGGAGTTCCTCTCTCTACAGACCCTCTTGGGGCCTTTGGAGATTAGGGTTCCACCCTAATCCTAATCAGAGGGTGTGAGGCAGGTCAGGACCCACTGCTGTGGAAAGTGGAGGCTCATGtcggggtggggcagggagctAAGACTTTTGGCTCAGGCTTCCCCGGGGTCCAGCCTGTGGTCTGGTATTTACATGGGTCCCCCAGGACTGACATTGCCTGGGGCCTTGGCAAGAGCGCTTGCTTTCCTCCTGTGGCCTTGTAGGGCAAGAACTGTCCACCTGTCCCCACCGCCTGCTCCAGGCCAAGCCCAACAGACAGACAGCACTTGGCCTCTGAGCCCCGACTCTGACCCCAGTGATCCCAGAGCCCCAGAGAAAAGTCAAGGAAGGTGGCTGCATCTTTGGTGCAGAGGAGAGTGGGCCTGGGGGTGAGAAGGGGATTCCGAGGGCTGCCCCAGGCCGGGCCAGCCCAGGGCTGGGATCATGCCAGCTCTAGCCCTCTCCTGGCAGAGCGAGAGCGTGTGGGCAGCGAGGGCATGGAGCCAAGCTAACACGGCGGGGCCTGCGGGGTGCAGAGAAGGCTGAGTGCCCCAGGCCTCCCTGCCCACGGCTTGCAGGGTCAGTCCCGGCCGGCCTGGGCAGGGAGGCGGGAAGCATCTGCTGAGCAGGTGCGGCAGTCAGCAGTGGAGGATCTTCAGGAAGGCCTTGCGGAACTCGATGTTGAAGGTGGTGTAGATGATGGGGTTCACAGCACTGTTGACGTAGCCCAGCCACGTGAAGGCGCTGTACAGGACGGGCGGGATGTTGCAGTCACAGTGTATGTTCAGGATGTGCGTGATGAAAAAGGGCAGCCAACAGATGATGAACACGCCTGCGGGAGAGGACGCGGTCAGCGGGCCCTGGACGCAGTGTGCATCAAGGCCATGGCTGCAGGAACACTGCGAGAAGAGTGCTGGGCTTGGGTTCCAGACCTGCCCGTGACACTCATTTACAGTGAAAGGGCCCTCTGTCCCTCGGCCTCATTGGTATTAGTATACCTACTCTATTTCCCAGTCATCTTTGAGAACCACATCTTCCACACAAGCTGGAAGTATAAGGAGTTTGTTCGTGGCTGTGTGGGTGGGATGCACAGTTTGAAAAAAGAGGCATCCCAGTGAGATAGATGGGGAACTGAGGCTCACAACGGCTCTGTGATGTACCCAAGGTCACTCCACTCTTAAGTGGCAAAGCTGAGATCTGAACTCCAGTCTATTCTGGTCCCCTAATGGCCAGGCTCTTGCTCCAGCCTCCCCTCAATTTCTCCAGCCTTAGTGGACACATCCTTGCTAATGCCCATCTTGGGACCATGCCCTCTCCCCCAGGCTGAGCACCCCCCCATCCTCACTCCACCCGCACACACTGTGTTTGTCTAGCTCCAAGACCTCAGCTCAAGTGGGACCCTCTGTGTGGAGGCAGCATGTACATGCAATGCCCTACAGGCACAGGAGGTGACCCAGGGACAGAGTGATGTCTGGGAAGAACAGAGTCCCTGTGAATTGTAGCAGAGTGCCTGGCTCCAGTCCTGCTCTGCCACGTCCTAGCCATGTGACCATGGTTTTCTCTTAACCTGCTGGGACTGTGTACTCGCATTCAtgaaaacaggatagaaacacCTGCCCCACTGACATCCCAAAACGGCCAGGAGGTCAAAGGGGACCGCAGGCGCTACACAGAAGACAGTGACCTAGGTTCCTCCTTTCCCCAACCTCCCATGTCAGTCTAGCCCTTGATTTTTAGCCATCACTATATGGTTTTCTAGGAAACTTTTATTCCAAAGTCTTGCCTAGTGGACAGGCCAGTCCCTTGTTTAGATCAGGGGATGCCTCTCAAggcctccttttattttttacagctcTGTCTCACAGGGTCTTGGTTTAGCACAAGTGAGCCAAACTTCCCAATTCCTCAGCAATAGCAACAGTAACAAAAACCATAATAATAACACTTACATCTGTGTACTGCTTTGCAGTTTATAGAATGCCTTCACTAACTGTATATCATTTGACCACCACAACAACCCTGAGAAGTAACCTAATCTACAGACAGGAGACTAAAGAGAGAAAGTGGCTTGCTCGGGAACAGGAGGTTCTGTGGGCATCATGGTAAACTGGTCTAGTTCACAGACTCTGCAATCAGATTGCCTGAGCTGAAATCATTGGTCCTCCTTGGTAAAGTTATATAACCACTCTAAGCCTCggtttgctcatctataaaatgagcacAATTAGAGAATCTACCTAATAGGGTTGAAAGTACATCAATGGGCTTAAGCTGAGCATGAGAAAGTGCTGGTCCCATGAACTTACATGCATGGTTAGGAAGGGCATGGCAGGGAATGGGACCTGCAGCGATGGTGCCTTTGTGcagccagggctgggcagggctgggttgTGGCAAACAGCCAGCGCCAACTCACCGAGAACAATGGCGAGCATCTGAGtggctttcttctccttctgctgAGAGAGCTTCCTACGACTCACAGTCTTGAGCGAGGTCCGGGTTTTGCCATTGGGCATGGTCTGGATCTCAAAGAACTTGGCAATCTTAGGATGGTCTCTGGCATGCCCGTTCTTCTCTGGTTTGGCAGGGCTGTCGGGAGTGCTGTGGAGGCCATGGTGGGATGGGTCAGGGAGAGTCAGCTGGTGGTGGctaggtgggatggggctgtacCGGGTCCTCTCTGGTGGGCTGGTGCTGGAGAGCATCTCCATCTCCAGCTCCTGAGCTCGGCGGGCAGCCTCCTgcaccagaggcagagagtgctGGGTAAAGCCAGGCAAGGTCTCAGGCACCAGCCACCAGCCTCACCCGGCCACACCTGCCCCACCCaatccctccctttccccctctggGACTCTTGCAACACTGCAGGGTCACCCTGCCAGGGAGATTATGACTGAGAGAGGTAGGGACTGTCTGGTGACAGGACCAATGATCCACAGCAGTCCATGACTGCTGGGTTGTCCCTGGCCTCCTTCCCAGAGCAATCCTTATGCAGCCTCAGTAACCCACAACCATTCTGTGGGGGCTCACCACCCAGCCTCTTTCATTAACTGAGAAACAGTTACTGAGTGCCAGCTACATGCCAGGCACCAAGCTGGCTGCTGGGGATAAACAACTGAAGGAAGTCAGTCCTGCCTCCAGGAGCTCATGTTCTAACTGCACAGAGGGCGCCCGCCCCGTTCTTCCCACCAGGCAAAAACAAGGGCCCAGTGCTCCTACTTCATGGGCACCTGTgccagcacacacacatgtgctccATATTCTTCTGGCTAGATTGAGCCAGGAGCCAAAGGGCTGACCCCTGGGACCCCACTTCTTCCCTGCTGGCTGACCTGGAGGGCCCTGGCATGAGTCCACTCATGGCCTCCCAAGTTCTTCCTTAGGCTCTCCTGTTTGAGGCCCTGGAGGTCCTAGCCTGAGCTCCTGAAACACAGCCTCATTATGTGCCCAGATGGTATAAATGGGCTGCTGCTTTAACCTCAGTCCTATTTTGGCACCTGCCTCATAAACAGCTCCTTAGAGTCCTGCCCTTGCAGCGCAGATGAATGTTGGAGACCCTGCTTCCCAAGGCCATCTGACCTAGACTTCATGTGTGGCCCTCTGTGGGTTCCCTGACCCCTTCCTGGCCCACCTGGGGGATGAGGCACCTGCTTCTTGAGCCCTGGTGCTACTACCACTGGGCAGAGCTTGGGGTAGAGCTTGGGGTCTGCTGTGTTTCTGCACCTCTGGGCTCTACTTACAGGCTGGGCTTCACCACCAGCCCCTGTGGCTGCTCTGCCCACCTGCCCCAGCTCCCAGCCTCTAGCCCAGAGCCTGCCTGCCAATAAGGCAGCACATGCCAGGGGAAAGAAGATGAGCATGGATTTTGGAGTCACATAGGTCAGGGCTCAAATATGTGCTCTGTCACCAACTAACTGTTTAGACTTGGGTGAGTTAcctaaactctctgagcctctgtttcctcttctgtaaactGAAGATCGGTAAGATCAATAAGACTTACCTCCCAGGGTTGTGGTGAGGATCTGATGAGACGCTAAGAACATGGTAGGTGTTTCAGAAATGGGGATagccattattatcatttttattttgttgttatggCCAAGTCCTTCCTCCCAACTGTTTTCTTATGCTAGGGGTACATATCTGTGCCTTGCAGAATGCAGGTGTTTCACTCCATGCCTGCTTGGAGGTGTGGATGGTGAGTCTGCCATCAGCTGAGGCCAAGTGGGGGATGCTGGTAGGTGCCTCTCCCTTGGACCAGCTGGTGGGAAACATGGCTGGTGAGCTTCCCTAGGGGCAGAAAGACCTGGCTCTGGGTCCCTGACCTGAACACTTACCAATCTCCGCCTGTTCACTGGGAAACTCCCATTAGACTTCATGATAACGGTGCAGAGTTTCATGTCCTCAGGGTGAGTACAGTTGCCCTGTGGAGTGAGCCAGCACATGGGTCACAAGAGGCAgtgagggggctggggagggtgggggacagAAACCCAAGGTGAGATAGTCCATGGAGAATTCAGACTGGACACAGGGGCTCAGAGATCAGGAGGGCGGGGCCAGAAAAGGCAGTCAGGGCAAGGGTGAAGATCAGCACCGTGACGAGAAGAGGTGGGCAGGACGAAGGACAAAAGGACGCTGATTTTTCTGGAGCACTTGCTAAGGATCTGGCACCATGCGAGGCATGCTCACATCCCTTCTCACACTGAATCCTCAAGACCACCCTGTGAGGTTGGTGTTACgattcccatttaacagatgaggaaactgaggctcagagaagttaagtaacttgcccaaggtcactcagccaaAAAGTGGCCTTGCCACAATTTGAACCCAATGCATCTAATCTGAAAGCTCTTGTTCCTTCTATGCCCACATACTGTCTTCCTCAGGGGACGCTGAGGGGAGGGGAACAGTCGCAAGACAGGGGGGCAAGGGGTAGTGAAAGAGgagcagaagagagaaggaggaaagagaaggtggGGATGGAGGTGGGTGGAGGGGAGGACAGACAGCGGGGAAGGTAAAGGAGATAGGATGGAGAAgtcagaggaagggaaagggagacagagaggcTGGGGGTCAGCTAACGAAGAAGAGAGGAGCAAAGGCAGGTGCCAAGCAGAGAGGCTGCATTCAGTCGCAAGCTCTCCAAGCAAAGATTTCTCCCCACTGGTGCCCACCATGGGTCCCACCTCCCCATCCTGGAGATCCAAGTCGCTCCACTGAAGGCCAGGCCTTCAAAATCTGCCCTCACCCTGCTCCTTGGAGCTCCTCCAGCCTGGACCTCAACCTAGCTGTCATGTCCCAGCCCCCACCTATGCATGGGACAAGCCTCCTCAGTAATGGTGAGGTGGGAACacttggaggggagggagggtctTGGGACCTTGAGTGGGGCCTTCAGGTTGGCCCGGAAAGCCCGGCTGCTGCGCTTGGTGGTGACCCGCTTGCGCCTCTTGCGGAGGACAATGTAGATCTTGATGTAGACCAGAAGGGTGACGATGAAGGGTGCGTAGAAGGAGACGATGGAGGAGTAGACCACGAAGGCGGGGTTGGCGATGATGCACTCGTTCTGGTCTGGGGGAAGGAGAGCCCCAGGCGGCCGGGTGTCAGCAGGCCCACTGGGCCACAGCACCACGACAGCACATTTACCTCCTTCATGGGAGCCAGGAGCAGTTTTGTAGAGAAAATGACTAGATGGTTAAGGCTGCCTGGAAATGTTAGATGCAAATAAATGCTCAGTGTAAATCAGAGTATTAGAAACAGAACTGTGAGCAAAAAGCTAAGCTGTGATTGACTGTTTCCaagtttttccattattattcccCTGTTACTTGGTCATTAGTTTTGTCGTTTCTGAGCACACAGGTGGAGCCAGAGCATTCagaaaaaatgatgcaaaataattatttataaagaataaaccATTATTTTAGCCTTTCCCACATATGGGGGGGAGATCTGCTGCCTTTTAGCCTCAGGAACAAGATAACTTGGTCCTGTTTGCTGAAGTCATCTGTGTTGCAATGTGTTTCGTATGTTACCATGTTCTCTTCCAGGTCTACCAGATGTCTGTCCTTTATCTCAGGGCCTTCTTGATTAATTTGagtatatttaattctatttccactttttggagTTCCTGTGACACTTAGATTTTGCACCACACATTTTCAGGGCTTCACCATATCCTGTCCAGACTGGCCCTGAGGGCTGCAGCCTCATTACAAAAGTGCAATTGCCCACTGTTGGGGTGGATGGACGCCCAGGAGCCTCCTcccgtgtgtgagtgtgtgcacacacatacacacacgcacagttTGTGAGGCTGTCTGGCCTAATCCAATTTAATAAACAAAGTTGAAAATGGCCAGACGTCCTCCTGAACCATTATCCTCATTCCTCATGCAACTCCTTGGTGCCGTGGGCCATTTTTTCCTCTCTGGTCCAACATGGAACAGCTCTGACTTGGGTTTGGCCCAAGGAGACCCAGCCTGGCCTCAGTCTGGGGTGGCGAATGGGCCCCCACTGAGCTCCCACCCATATCTGTGCCGGGGATTCAGCCCCCTCAGGGTCCTGCACAGTAGCAGGGACCCAGGGCCAGCTGAGCCCCAGGCAAAGGAAGGCAGGACTCACCTGTGTTGTTGAGTCCAAAGAGAAGTGGGCAGGAGATGGTGAAGGACAGGACCCAGACGATGGCAATCATGATGGTGACTCGGCGCTTCGAGCTGTAGCGTGTGTTGTAAAGCATGGGCATGGCCACAGCTGTGTA of Cynocephalus volans isolate mCynVol1 chromosome 4, mCynVol1.pri, whole genome shotgun sequence contains these proteins:
- the DRD2 gene encoding D(2) dopamine receptor isoform X2 — protein: MDPLNLSWYDEDLERQNWSRPLNGSDGKSDRPHYNYYAMLLTLLIFIIVFGNVLVCMAVSREKALQTTTNYLIVSLAVADLLVATLVMPWVVYLEVVGEWKFSRIHCDIFVTLDVMMCTASILNLCAISIDRYTAVAMPMLYNTRYSSKRRVTIMIAIVWVLSFTISCPLLFGLNNTDQNECIIANPAFVVYSSIVSFYAPFIVTLLVYIKIYIVLRKRRKRVTTKRSSRAFRANLKAPLKGNCTHPEDMKLCTVIMKSNGSFPVNRRRLEAARRAQELEMEMLSSTSPPERTRYSPIPPSHHQLTLPDPSHHGLHSTPDSPAKPEKNGHARDHPKIAKFFEIQTMPNGKTRTSLKTVSRRKLSQQKEKKATQMLAIVLGVFIICWLPFFITHILNIHCDCNIPPVLYSAFTWLGYVNSAVNPIIYTTFNIEFRKAFLKILHC
- the DRD2 gene encoding D(2) dopamine receptor isoform X1; translated protein: MDPLNLSWYDEDLERQNWSRPLNGSDGKSDRPHYNYYAMLLTLLIFIIVFGNVLVCMAVSREKALQTTTNYLIVSLAVADLLVATLVMPWVVYLEVVGEWKFSRIHCDIFVTLDVMMCTASILNLCAISIDRYTAVAMPMLYNTRYSSKRRVTIMIAIVWVLSFTISCPLLFGLNNTDQNECIIANPAFVVYSSIVSFYAPFIVTLLVYIKIYIVLRKRRKRVTTKRSSRAFRANLKAPLKEAARRAQELEMEMLSSTSPPERTRYSPIPPSHHQLTLPDPSHHGLHSTPDSPAKPEKNGHARDHPKIAKFFEIQTMPNGKTRTSLKTVSRRKLSQQKEKKATQMLAIVLGVFIICWLPFFITHILNIHCDCNIPPVLYSAFTWLGYVNSAVNPIIYTTFNIEFRKAFLKILHC